The Streptomyces rubrogriseus genomic sequence CCGGGCGGCGCCGAGGCGGGTGCCGGGCCACCGCCCTGGGGGCCGGCGGGAGCGCCGGTCAGACCGGGCAGCAAGGGCTCGCCACCGTCCGAGGGCAGCACGATGCCTTCGTGCGCTTGCCGCGCCGAGGGCTCCTCGCCCTGTCCACTCTGCGTCACCGGGACTCCTACGAATGGGGGACCTTCGGAATCGTCGGCTCACGCTACCGGGTCCCCCGAGCCCACTGCCACGCCGCCCGGGGCGTCAACTCCTTCCCTGTGACAGCAGTAACAAAACCGGGCGGCGGCGCGCTGTTGATGTTCCTTTCCGCTCACCGCGGCGATGTTTCACGCGTGTTCACTCACTCCGCGCCCCGTCCGCTCATGCGGCGGCCTGCAGATCGAGCCGGGCGCCGAACTCCCTGACCACCGCTTCTTCCCGGTACGGCTCGAGCCGGGCCTGGAAGTCGTCCAGGTACTCGGCGCCCCGGTTCGAGCGCAGGGTCTCCAGGAGTTCCACCGCCTTCGTCGCCGTGTTGCAGGCCTGTTCGATCTCCCGCTGCTGCACCTGCGCCGTGGCCAACAGCACATGGCCGATGGCCCGCCTGCGCGCCCGCGTCTCGGGGTGCCCGTCCAGGGACTGCCGTGCGTAGCGGGCGGCCGCGTCCGCCTGGCCGAGGTCCCGGTGACAGTGCGCCAACTCGTCGGCGAGGTAGGCCTCGTCGAAGTGCGCGATCCACACCGGGTCGTCCCCGGCGGCCGGATCGGCCGACTCCATCGCGCCGACCGCCCGCCCGGCCGCCTCGTGGGCCGCCCGTACGTCGCCCAGGAGCGCGTGGCCGCGGGCCTCGGCCGCGTGGAACATCGACTCCGCGCGCGGCGTGACCCGCCCGCGTGCGCCCTCCTGCGCCGCCCGCGCCAACTGCGCGATCTCGCGCGGGTTTCCGAGCTGCGCGGCGAGGTGGCTCATGGAGGCGGCCAGCACGTACCCGCCGTAGCCGCGGTCCCCGGCCGCCTGCGCGAGCCGCAGCGACTGGATGTAGTACCGCTGGGCGAGCCCGGGTTGGCCGGTGTCGACGGCCATGTATCCGGCCAGCTCGGTCAGTCGCGCGACCGTGGCGAACAACTCCCGCCCGACTGCCTCCCGGTAGGAGCCGGCCAGCAGCCCGGAGACGACGCTGTTCAGGTAGTGCACGAGGACCGGGCGCACGTGCCCGCTCCCGTACTGGTGGTCAAGGTCCGTCAGGGCCTGCGTCATCGCCCGCACGGCCGCCACGTCGGACTGCCCCACCCGCGGTCCCGCCGAACGCGACACCTGGGGGTCGGGGGCGGAAATCAGCCAGTCGCGGCTGGGCTCGACGAGCGCCGAGGCGGCGACGGAGGAACCGGACAGGAAGTCCCGGCGCCCCACGTCGCTGCGCCACAGCTCGCAGACCTGCTCGATGGCCCCCAGTACCGTCGGCGAGAACTGGAGGCCGACGCCGGACGCGAGGTTCTTGCCGTTGGCCATGCCGATCTCGTCGATCGTGACCGTGCGGCCGAGCTTGCGTCCGAGCGCCTCGGCGATGATCGCCGGTGCCCGGCCCCGCGGTTGCTGTCCGCGCAGCCAGCGGGCCACGGAGGTCTTGTCGTACCGCAGGTCGAGACCGTGCTCGACCCCGCACACGTTGACCCGGCGGGCGAGGCCCGCGTTCGAGCAGCCCGCTTCCTGAATGAGCGCCTGCAGTCGTTCGTTCGGCTGCCGCGCGACGAGAGGCCTTGCGGCCATGGCGTAACCCCCATGCGGTCTCATGCGGTCTCGGTGCTGTCCCGGCGGATCGTTGGACGAAGAGGATCCGGCCCGTGAAGATCAATGCCCCGTCGATGTGCCGACAATGCGAGACTTGCGAAGCTTGCGAGGATTGCCGGGGTAACGGCCGGTGCCGGCCCCAGTCCTGGCTACCCAGCTCCCGCGCTGAATCCTCCTGCGCGCCCCCACGTATGCACCCATGCGCCCCGAATGCCGTGCCGGTGCACCTCCCCCGCGCGCGCCGCCCCCGTAACCCCCGGTGGGCCCGGGAGTTGAGTTCCACGTGGAAGAGACCATCCCCGGCACCGAAGCCGCCCAGATCCCGCAGCAGCGCGGTACGTCGCTGCTGGAGACCGCCGTTCGCTACGCCGAGGAGCGTCACTGGGACGTGTTTCCCGGCACCTGGCTGGTGCCCGGCGACGGGGTGCAGCGCTGCTCCTGCGGGGATCCGGCGTGCGCCGCCCCCGGCGCGCACCCGGCGC encodes the following:
- a CDS encoding transcriptional regulator; translated protein: MAARPLVARQPNERLQALIQEAGCSNAGLARRVNVCGVEHGLDLRYDKTSVARWLRGQQPRGRAPAIIAEALGRKLGRTVTIDEIGMANGKNLASGVGLQFSPTVLGAIEQVCELWRSDVGRRDFLSGSSVAASALVEPSRDWLISAPDPQVSRSAGPRVGQSDVAAVRAMTQALTDLDHQYGSGHVRPVLVHYLNSVVSGLLAGSYREAVGRELFATVARLTELAGYMAVDTGQPGLAQRYYIQSLRLAQAAGDRGYGGYVLAASMSHLAAQLGNPREIAQLARAAQEGARGRVTPRAESMFHAAEARGHALLGDVRAAHEAAGRAVGAMESADPAAGDDPVWIAHFDEAYLADELAHCHRDLGQADAAARYARQSLDGHPETRARRRAIGHVLLATAQVQQREIEQACNTATKAVELLETLRSNRGAEYLDDFQARLEPYREEAVVREFGARLDLQAAA